The genomic window GTCGTTGATCGGCTAGATCGTCGTCGTCGCAAAAAGACAAATGAGAAAGTTTGATCCCCAGCTGCCATAGGTAAAGGGCGATTGGATGTCTCAGCATTCCCTAGGCCTCTTAAGGCTGAAGAAGATTGTCTACATCCCTTGTCGCTTTCCTGTCAGTTCGGCTGGAATTTGCTCGCTGCTTTTAATCCCAACGATCGTTCTCCTGCTTTTAAAGGGGCATTTGTCATCTAGCCGCACAGAACGGTTAGGGACATTTGCTCGCTTGATGACAGAGATGACTTTGATCCAGAGTTTTCGAGGAGATCCGCAAGGCCAAGCCCCGCGTCTATGGCAGGACCGTCTTGGCATGAACCTGGCCAAGGATCTTTGGCGACGTCAGGGTCGGGGTCTCTGGTGGCAGGCGTGGGCAAATGATGGCGAGGCTTATTTGCTTTTGCCAGAGATCCTTTGGCCGATGAGTGTTAATTCAAGCATTGCTTTTAAGCGTCTTGATGATGTGGTTGTCATCGCTTCAGATGGCTTGCATCGTCAACAGCTACTTCAAAGCCTTGGTGAAGGGTTTGTCCATTCTTCTGCTGCTCAATCGTCTTTACAGCGTTTTTGCAATTCTGTTCTACAACATGGGCCAGCGGTGAGCTGGAGTCCCGATGGCTTGGCTTCAGTGAGTGGAGCAATGGCACCTCTTTTGCAAATTTCACGTTATGGATGTTTGTCACTGCGATTGGATCGTAATCAACTCAAATGGCAAGGAGTTGTTGGTTATCGCCCTTTTGGTTTGGCTCCGGTTGGCATTGATGCCAGCCCTTTTCAGTATCGCCCTACGGCGATCAAATCGCCAGGTAGACCTGATTCAGATCAGGCTCTCCTGAATATGCAAGTGAAGAGTATGGACTTGCTTTTTGGCAGTTTGCTTTCTAAGCAGATTATTCAGGATTCCCTTGATAAGAACTATGGCATTAATCAGCAATTAGGGTTGAGACTTGCATCGTTACCACTTGATCTTAGCCTGGCCAAGCAACGTAAAGGGCCTTTTCAAGCCAGCATTCAAATCCAACTTGATCTACCAGAGGGCTCCTCACGATGGCAACCAGTTATCGATACTGTTAGTCAACGTCTGGAAGCACGAAACTTCATTAAAGAAGATAACTCTGTTGTCAAAAATGATCAAAATACTGACGCTGACTTCTATGGACTTACGCTCTGGAGACAACCTTACTCGGATGGTGAGAGAGTTGTTGGTGGATGGGTTTGGCAAAAACAAAATGGAAAACCTACTCGTTTTGGTATTGCTATTGGCGACTCACCAATGCTCACTGAGATCTCTAATAAAACTATCAACCTAGTCCATCCTGATGTTATGAAAATGTCCGCTGATACAGCTGGATTGTATCGTTTAGGTTTGCTTAATAGATCCTGGCCAGCCCCAGTTAAACAGGCTAAGTTTTTAACGATGAACCTAAGTTATTTGCGGGGTGCCAAACTCAAAAAAACAGACTGGTGGTGGATGTCAGGTCAGCTGATATTGGAACAAGCTTCAACCCCCTGAGACATTTGCTCTGATGATCCAGTGTTGAGTTTTGCAGATTCATTTTGTTCCCGTTTGCGACGTTCAGATTCTAGAATTTGTTCAGTTAGTTCTACAGCCTGGGCCATCTTCTCGAGGTTGGACTTGTAGAGGTTCAGATCTTTTTCAACTCTGGCTTTGGAGAATCCAACTGATTCACTTAGTTCATGGGCGATTTGGCTTAGTTTTTCGGGATCAGATGATTCATCACCTTGGGCAGATGCGAGAAGGCTGAGCAACCCCACGGCCATTAGGCGTGAGTAATGAAAAGTGGTGCTACCAGCAGTATTACGCAATGCCTTGGCGAGAGCTTCAGGAGCCCCTTTGCCTTGTTGTTGGATCCAGCCTTGGACCTCCTCAAGATCGTGACCCCGTACCGACTCAAGAGTTTGTTGGGCCTGCTTGCGCAAAGCATTTGGGTCGAAGCCGCAGCTTCGACATAGGGCATCGAACAACGTCTTGACGTGAGCTTCTGGTCGGTAACCACTCGTGAAGACATCAAAAACTTGGCTAAGGCCAATAGCAAAGAGTGCGTCTGGGTGGAAATGCTTCTGATGGCTCAGGAGATGCAGCTCGACAAGAAGTTCATCGGTTGTACGTCTGTACAGCGAGGGGATGACATGAGGGAAATCATGATTAAACGCACGTTTGCTGTCAGCAATGGTCTTTCGGTCACTCAAGTGCTTGGCCCGACCTTTTCGCACCTGACCATAGCGCTGCTACGGCGCCGTTAAGATCGTGAAAACCGAGCAGAGCAGCATGATCCCGATTGTGATTGAAGAGTCGGGCCGCGGGGAAAGGGCCTTCGATATTTATTCGCGCCTTTTGCGTGAACGGATCATCTTTCTTGGCGAGCCTGTGACAAGTGATTCGGCAAATCGAATTGTTGCTCAGATGTTGTTCTTGGAGGCGGAAGATCCTGAAAAAGATATCTATTTGTATATCAATTCACCAGGAGGTTCAGTATATGATGGCCTCGGAATATTTGACACAATGCAGCATGTCAAGCCAGATGTTCAAACAGTATGTGTAGGGCTTGCAGCAAGTATGGGAGCGTTCCTCCTCTGCGCTGGGGCAATGGGTAAACGCAGCAGTTTGCAACATTCTAGAATTATGATTCATCAGCCGCTTGGTGGTGCCAGAGGGCAAGCGAGTGATATTCGTATTCAGGCTGATGAGATTCTCTTCCTAAAGGATCGATTGAACCGAGTATTAGCAGATCGTACAGGTCAACCTCTAGAGAGAATTCAAGAAGATACCGATCGAGATTTTTTCATGTCTCCCGCAGAAGCTGTTGGCTATGGACTTGTCGATAGTGTGATCGATAAGCGTCCGGTTCATTCAGTCAATTGACAAGGCTGCCTTGTGATAGGCAAGTATTGCAAGTCAAAAGAATTTCTAATAGATAGTTATCAATCCATTAATCCTGAAGGAACTGATTGACTTGTTTGTAATTACGAAAACATTTATCCAGCTTCATCTTGGTGTCAAAATTGTTTTTATTCTAAAATTAAAGATTAAATCTTAAAGCGAATGGGGATGGATTGTCAGGATCCATTCGCTGATGCTTGATTTCCTGGATGATTATTATTTAACTGCTAGTTCTATTAGCTCTGGAGGATAGGTATGCTTCTTTCCTTCTCTGGAACAGATGTAAACTCTGCTACTACTGAAACAAATTCTTCTCCGTCTATGGTTTCCTTTTCGATGAGGATTTCAACGAGTCTATCCATAGCTTCCCGATGTTGCTTGACGATTTTTACAGTTTCGCTATAGCAATGCTTAACCATTTCCCGAACTGCCTCATCTATTTGGCGGGATATTGCATCTGAAATCTCGCTTCGAGTCATCAGGTCTCGTCCAATAAATACTTCTTGATTTCCGCTCTCCAGAGAGACTGGCCCTAAATCGCTCATGCCAAAACGTGTCACCATTTGGCGTGCCATGGATGCTACCTGCTGGATGTCTCCACCTGCACCTGTTGTGATCTCTGCATCGCCAAAAACAACATCTTCTGCTGCTCTGCCTCCTAGTGCTCCCATGATTCGAGCCTTGAGTTGGGCTCGAGTCACCAGCATTTGCTCTTCATCTGGAGCAAACCATGTAAGCCCCTGAGCCTGACCTCGT from Prochlorococcus marinus str. MIT 9313 includes these protein-coding regions:
- the psb29 gene encoding photosystem II biogenesis protein Psp29; this encodes MSDRKTIADSKRAFNHDFPHVIPSLYRRTTDELLVELHLLSHQKHFHPDALFAIGLSQVFDVFTSGYRPEAHVKTLFDALCRSCGFDPNALRKQAQQTLESVRGHDLEEVQGWIQQQGKGAPEALAKALRNTAGSTTFHYSRLMAVGLLSLLASAQGDESSDPEKLSQIAHELSESVGFSKARVEKDLNLYKSNLEKMAQAVELTEQILESERRKREQNESAKLNTGSSEQMSQGVEACSNIS
- the clpP gene encoding ATP-dependent Clp endopeptidase proteolytic subunit ClpP, which gives rise to MKTEQSSMIPIVIEESGRGERAFDIYSRLLRERIIFLGEPVTSDSANRIVAQMLFLEAEDPEKDIYLYINSPGGSVYDGLGIFDTMQHVKPDVQTVCVGLAASMGAFLLCAGAMGKRSSLQHSRIMIHQPLGGARGQASDIRIQADEILFLKDRLNRVLADRTGQPLERIQEDTDRDFFMSPAEAVGYGLVDSVIDKRPVHSVN